The window CGGGATTTTGGATGAGCGAAGCGATGGGATGGTCCCGAAATCATTACGATCGATTGGGACACTTCTTTCAAGGTTTCCAACCGGCAATTTTCTGCCGGGAGTTGTTGATTCGAAATTATGTGATTCAGCGCCGCGGCGGGTGGACCTTTTTAATCTGCGTCATGGCCAGTCTCTCGTTTAGCGCCTTTTACGAACTCATCGAATTCGGTGCCGCTCTTCTCAGCAGCGAAGCCGCCGAAGCTTTTCTAGGAACTCAAGGTGACGTTTGGGACACACAATGGGATATGCTTTTTGCTCTGATTGGCTCTTTGTGCAGTTTATTTTTCTTAAGTGACGTTCATGATAAGCAGATCAATACCTTGCAATGGAGGTAGTTCGTGAGCACAGCCAAAACCCGATTTCATTTTTCGGAAATTCTCGGAAATTCGCAAAAGCTCGACGGCGGAGCCATGTTTGGGAATGCTCCCCGTGCGGTTTGGCAAAAATGGATTTCGTCCGATGATATCGGCCGCATTCCCCTCGCCTGTCGCGCTCTCCTCATAGAATTTGATGATAAAAAAATACTCTTCGAAACCGGGATCGGAGCGTTCTTCGATCCCAAACTGGCGGATCGATTTGGTGTAGAAACTCCAAAAATTCATCAACTTCGTGAGAACCTCAAAAAAATCGCTCTTGAGCCCGAAGATATTACCCACGTTATTCTCACGCACCTCCATTTTGATCATGCCGGCGGGTTACTGCCAACCTACGAAGAGATCCAAAATGGCAATCACGGGATCATTTTTAAAAACGCGGAGATCCTCGTCGGCAAAGAGGCTTGGGAACGCGCCCTCCATCCTCACTCCCGCGATCGCGCGTCCTTCATTGCCGATTTGCCAGAAAAACTGAAAGCCACCGGAAAGCTGCGTATCCTCGATGGGCACGAACAACTCTTTGACGGACGACTCCGCTTTTTTATTTCTAACGGTCATACTCCCGGTCAAATGCTGAGTATTTTTCGCGGAGAGAATACGTCTATTGTTTTTTGTGGGGACTTAGTGCCAGGTCGACACTGGGTTCATTTACCGATCACTATGGGCTACGATAGATTTCCCGAACTTCTCATCGAAGAAAAAGAAACGCTATATAAGATGTCTCAGGACTGGCTGTTCTTTTTTACTCACGATGATCAAGTGGCCGCAAGTTACATCGAGCTCACTGATAAAAAGAAATTTGAGCCCGTGAGTCACGTCGCTCATCCCCGCCGGGACGTTTTTTAACTCCGCTCTGCAGGGTAAAAAAAAAGCTGCTAGTGGTTAGCTAGCAGCTTGGGGGGTTATTCCCTCTCCCCAACTAGTCTTCCTCAAGCTAGTTAGGACAGAAGTACTCAATACTATAATTTCCTTGTAATAATGGAGTGGTGAAGATGATCTGCTGACCATCCACTGTAAAGCTTGGAACCGCGGTCCCTGGCTTTACCGGAACGATGCGAATGTCTGCGACACCATCGTTGTTGGTGTCTTGCGGAGTGCACGACAGATCATACGTTTTTTGTAAGTTTGCAATCTCTTGACCGATCACCGTTAATTGATTGCCGTAGTCAGGGGCACAAATGTCTCCTAAAATTCCCGAAGTCAGCCCAGAGAGTTCGGCATAAGCCGTTCCGTATCCATGAACCGTAGGATCAATATCTTTACATTTCGTATCGCCCGGTCGAACAATGATCGAGTGGAACTGGAATAGTTTTTCCACTCCCCACGTTTTGTTCACAAATTTCACAAGCTCACTCCCTTTATTGAGATAACTTAAATTGGCCGGAGTTTGAGAAATATCCTCGTTCTCGTCGGTCACAACGATGGCCGCAAGAGCCGCATCTTTTCTAAAGAAAGCTTTGTTCACAGAATCTTTGTAAGTTGCATTATTTTGTACAGGGTTCACCGCACGCTCCAGTGAACGATAAAGGTTACGAATCCCTTGCTCGATATGGTGACCTTCTATACCCGTCTGTACAGTGGCGCTAAAAAGTTTTCGCGCTTCTTCTTTGCTCAATTGAGAAGTTAAGGAGTAATTGGAGTTTCCAAACTTAAGAAAGCGTCCATCCCCTTTGATGCCATTGATCGTATCCGTCGTGATAATACCAATCTTCCAATCTAAACCATCCACTCGATCGATAAAGTTGGAAATTTTTTGCGCCATACTTAATTGCTCTTCGCGCATCGATTTTGAGTTATCGATAATAAACACCACATCCACCGGGCCCTGCTTTGCCACCACCTGGATTGGAGTCGTTGCCGGTTTAAATCCTTGGAGGAGAGTCCACTCCACATCATCCTGAACTTGCTGATTCTGCGCATCGGTCACGATGATTTCTAAAGTATGATCCCCTAGAGTCGGATTATTGATCACAAGTGTGTCACCGTCGATCGAACACGGCACTGGCTTACCATCGACGTTACACACGATGCTGACGACCGGTGCAGATCCAGGAATAATGTCGTACACCACCGTGACTGGCTCGTTCACGAGCTGATTGCCCGGCACTTGCACCCAGACGATCGTGGGCGGAGTTTTAACAGGTCCCGGTTGTTCGATGTTTCCGCTGTTTTCCAATCCCGACGTTTTCATTTCACTAAACGTCGCTTTGGCGCATCCCACTGCGAATGGTGCGGCCGCAACCAGCATCAACAAGTTCTTAAAAAGAACCTTCATAAAAATCTCCCCCGTGTGCAATGACACAAATCTTTCTTACAAGGAAAATTTCGGCGCTTTGAATTAGATCTTGATCTGGGATGGCAAAACTCTAGTCGGGCTATAATATAAGGGGATCTCCCCTTCTG of the Bdellovibrionales bacterium genome contains:
- a CDS encoding VWA domain-containing protein yields the protein MKVLFKNLLMLVAAAPFAVGCAKATFSEMKTSGLENSGNIEQPGPVKTPPTIVWVQVPGNQLVNEPVTVVYDIIPGSAPVVSIVCNVDGKPVPCSIDGDTLVINNPTLGDHTLEIIVTDAQNQQVQDDVEWTLLQGFKPATTPIQVVAKQGPVDVVFIIDNSKSMREEQLSMAQKISNFIDRVDGLDWKIGIITTDTINGIKGDGRFLKFGNSNYSLTSQLSKEEARKLFSATVQTGIEGHHIEQGIRNLYRSLERAVNPVQNNATYKDSVNKAFFRKDAALAAIVVTDENEDISQTPANLSYLNKGSELVKFVNKTWGVEKLFQFHSIIVRPGDTKCKDIDPTVHGYGTAYAELSGLTSGILGDICAPDYGNQLTVIGQEIANLQKTYDLSCTPQDTNNDGVADIRIVPVKPGTAVPSFTVDGQQIIFTTPLLQGNYSIEYFCPN
- a CDS encoding DUF2238 domain-containing protein, which gives rise to MEKTKKFLFYLAWATLLWSGIFPKDYLTWFLEAVPALIGLPILYYVDSRHRVSSALYILVCLHAIILCVGAKYTYAEVPAGFWMSEAMGWSRNHYDRLGHFFQGFQPAIFCRELLIRNYVIQRRGGWTFLICVMASLSFSAFYELIEFGAALLSSEAAEAFLGTQGDVWDTQWDMLFALIGSLCSLFFLSDVHDKQINTLQWR
- a CDS encoding MBL fold metallo-hydrolase, which encodes MSTAKTRFHFSEILGNSQKLDGGAMFGNAPRAVWQKWISSDDIGRIPLACRALLIEFDDKKILFETGIGAFFDPKLADRFGVETPKIHQLRENLKKIALEPEDITHVILTHLHFDHAGGLLPTYEEIQNGNHGIIFKNAEILVGKEAWERALHPHSRDRASFIADLPEKLKATGKLRILDGHEQLFDGRLRFFISNGHTPGQMLSIFRGENTSIVFCGDLVPGRHWVHLPITMGYDRFPELLIEEKETLYKMSQDWLFFFTHDDQVAASYIELTDKKKFEPVSHVAHPRRDVF